Proteins found in one Mucilaginibacter gracilis genomic segment:
- a CDS encoding S41 family peptidase, translating to MYNYLRLKECFLLFLLMTAGVVYGQQPVVLLTPAEKKQVIAAVIQKLTNVYVYPDMSRKMTTALSALEKKGSYDLISDPSAFAAKLREDLVAVSHDRHLNITFDPDWVQASKKTLSKQDSLELIHKDFPNARADNFGFKEVRVLDGNIGYLNLTKFYDPALGAETATAAMNFLANTDALIIDLRHNGGGYGDMVQLVASYLFDTEQVLILELYSREDDRHKQDWTLPYVPGKRMPEKPVYVLTGPETFSAAESFTYFLKNRKRATIIGEKTGGGAHPVHHQALSDRFSIFIPYGRPIDPITKTDWENTGVVPDIAVPVNDALLSAQAKALESLLALQPTNANAAWALAPLKAAQYPVVLPLDLLRSYEGSYSEGIRKLFLEDGKLYFQRTGQPKYALEPLAEDLFQVPALPYLRLKITKQGDKVTGFVRVYQDGSSFTEKRDY from the coding sequence ATGTACAATTATCTCCGTTTGAAAGAGTGCTTTCTGCTATTCCTTTTAATGACAGCTGGTGTGGTCTACGGCCAGCAGCCCGTCGTGCTATTGACCCCAGCGGAAAAAAAACAGGTAATCGCTGCCGTCATACAAAAACTGACCAACGTTTACGTATACCCGGATATGAGCCGGAAAATGACCACCGCGCTGTCTGCGCTCGAAAAAAAAGGAAGCTACGATCTCATTTCAGATCCTTCTGCCTTTGCCGCCAAACTTCGGGAAGATCTGGTTGCAGTCTCGCATGACCGACACCTCAATATTACTTTTGATCCCGACTGGGTGCAGGCCAGTAAAAAGACACTCAGCAAACAGGACAGCCTGGAACTGATCCATAAAGATTTTCCAAATGCCCGCGCAGACAACTTCGGTTTTAAAGAAGTGCGGGTGCTTGATGGCAATATTGGTTACCTGAACCTCACTAAATTCTATGACCCGGCCCTTGGGGCCGAAACAGCAACTGCCGCCATGAATTTCCTGGCTAATACCGACGCCCTGATCATCGACCTGCGGCACAATGGCGGTGGTTACGGCGATATGGTCCAGTTGGTGGCAAGTTATTTATTCGACACCGAACAGGTGCTGATCCTGGAATTGTACTCCCGGGAAGACGACCGGCACAAACAGGACTGGACGCTGCCTTATGTACCCGGTAAACGGATGCCGGAAAAACCCGTCTACGTGTTGACCGGCCCGGAAACCTTTTCCGCAGCGGAGAGCTTTACCTATTTCCTTAAAAACCGAAAGCGGGCGACGATCATTGGTGAAAAGACCGGCGGCGGAGCGCATCCAGTACATCACCAGGCCCTGAGTGATCGCTTTAGCATTTTTATTCCGTACGGCCGGCCAATCGATCCCATAACAAAGACGGATTGGGAAAATACAGGTGTCGTCCCGGATATCGCTGTTCCGGTCAATGATGCCTTGCTCAGCGCACAGGCCAAAGCCCTGGAAAGCTTGCTGGCGTTACAGCCGACTAATGCCAATGCAGCATGGGCGTTGGCGCCTTTGAAGGCGGCCCAATATCCGGTGGTCCTCCCATTAGACCTGCTACGTTCATACGAGGGCAGTTATTCCGAAGGTATCAGAAAACTATTTTTGGAAGATGGCAAACTGTATTTCCAGCGGACGGGACAGCCCAAATATGCATTGGAACCCTTAGCAGAAGATCTTTTCCAGGTGCCCGCGCTACCCTACCTGCGGCTCAAGATCACCAAGCAGGGAGACAAAGTGACCGGCTTTGTCCGTGTCTACCAGGACGGCAGCAGTTTTACGGAAAAGCGGGACTATTAA
- a CDS encoding MerR family transcriptional regulator, producing the protein MDKIEIICLQSEAFYNLLDTVIEQVKRAQPAVRDKWISGPEAMQMLRIKSKTTLQKLRDEGRIRFSQADKKNILYDSQSIYDYLEDFVYEPFDAPLNKKRKP; encoded by the coding sequence ATGGACAAAATAGAGATCATATGCCTCCAGAGTGAGGCGTTTTACAACCTGCTGGATACGGTAATTGAACAAGTGAAGCGGGCGCAACCGGCTGTCAGGGACAAATGGATATCCGGGCCGGAAGCCATGCAGATGCTGCGGATCAAAAGCAAAACTACCCTGCAGAAACTACGGGATGAAGGACGGATCAGGTTTAGCCAGGCGGATAAAAAAAATATCCTGTATGACTCCCAATCGATCTATGATTACCTGGAAGACTTTGTGTATGAGCCTTTCGATGCGCCGCTCAACAAAAAAAGGAAGCCCTGA
- a CDS encoding RNA polymerase sigma-70 factor codes for MANYSELSDQELTALLKADDHGAFTEIYHRYQASTYVFTYRRMRDREAAKDIVHELFLKVWTMRQELKIKSTLAGYLYTAAKNSVLKAISHEQVAERYIDSFQHYIDTFSDTTDHLVRHNDLQAIIEAEIAALPPRMKLVFELSRKSDLSRKQIAEQLDISEETVKAQMHVALKTLKIKLGPLFTLLF; via the coding sequence ATGGCAAATTATAGTGAACTTTCTGACCAAGAACTGACCGCTTTATTAAAAGCGGACGACCATGGTGCGTTCACTGAAATTTATCATCGTTACCAGGCAAGCACCTACGTTTTTACGTATAGGCGAATGCGCGACCGCGAAGCGGCTAAAGACATTGTGCATGAGTTGTTCCTGAAAGTCTGGACCATGCGGCAGGAGCTGAAGATCAAAAGTACGCTGGCCGGATACCTTTACACCGCCGCGAAAAACAGTGTCCTTAAAGCGATCAGCCACGAACAGGTGGCCGAGCGATATATCGATTCTTTCCAGCACTATATCGATACTTTTTCTGATACCACCGACCATCTGGTTCGCCATAACGACCTGCAGGCTATTATTGAAGCGGAGATCGCTGCCTTGCCTCCGCGCATGAAACTGGTTTTCGAACTGAGCCGGAAAAGTGATTTGTCCCGCAAGCAAATTGCCGAACAATTAGATATCTCAGAGGAAACAGTGAAAGCTCAGATGCACGTTGCGCTCAAAACGCTAAAAATCAAACTAGGGCCGCTTTTCACGCTGCTTTTTTAA
- a CDS encoding FAD-dependent oxidoreductase, which produces MLLRDKQVAIIGAGPVGLTMARLLQQKGVNVTVYERDISPESRIWGGTLDLHRHTGQLALQAAGLLEQYYAKALPMGVILADEQGRTLSIKNLSPEQKRENPEINRNDLRKLLLDSLAADTVIWDRKCTGLEEQGGQWLLHFDHQPTATADLVIVANGGMSKVRKYVTDTEVAETGTLIIQGDVPQPGTNCAEFYRWCNGHRLMAAYEGNLIVVNPLNGDALSYGVIFKKPADWKELNFSDAAQVAKFLADRFCAWNEQYRQLFHSTASFVGLTTKVVPLDEPWKDQRPLPITLIGDAAHLMPPFAGQGVNTGLLDAAILSANLTDRNFATIRAAISDYEKQMFVYASNAQKESRANELEMHEPDFSFEWLIN; this is translated from the coding sequence ATGTTACTCAGAGATAAACAAGTAGCCATTATAGGAGCAGGACCGGTTGGCCTGACCATGGCCAGATTATTACAGCAAAAAGGCGTAAATGTCACCGTTTACGAACGCGATATAAGCCCGGAATCAAGGATATGGGGAGGGACGCTTGATCTGCACCGGCATACCGGACAACTTGCTTTGCAAGCCGCCGGGCTACTGGAGCAATATTACGCCAAAGCTTTGCCGATGGGGGTGATTCTGGCGGATGAGCAGGGCAGAACTTTGTCAATCAAAAATCTGAGCCCCGAACAGAAACGTGAAAATCCGGAAATCAACCGGAATGATTTGCGGAAGCTGCTGCTGGACAGTCTGGCAGCGGATACCGTAATTTGGGACCGTAAATGCACCGGGCTGGAAGAACAGGGCGGACAATGGCTGCTGCATTTCGATCACCAACCGACTGCGACAGCTGACCTGGTGATCGTTGCCAATGGGGGGATGTCCAAGGTGCGCAAGTATGTCACCGATACTGAGGTAGCGGAAACCGGAACATTGATCATACAGGGCGATGTGCCACAGCCCGGAACAAACTGTGCGGAGTTTTACCGCTGGTGCAACGGCCACCGGCTCATGGCGGCTTATGAAGGTAATCTGATCGTCGTGAATCCATTGAACGGAGATGCGCTGAGTTATGGTGTGATCTTTAAAAAGCCGGCGGACTGGAAGGAGCTGAACTTCAGCGACGCAGCCCAGGTAGCGAAATTTCTTGCTGACCGCTTTTGCGCTTGGAACGAACAGTACCGGCAACTTTTTCATTCCACTGCATCCTTTGTGGGCCTGACTACAAAAGTAGTACCGCTGGATGAACCTTGGAAAGACCAGCGCCCTTTGCCCATCACATTGATCGGAGATGCCGCGCATCTGATGCCGCCATTCGCCGGTCAGGGGGTAAACACCGGATTGCTGGACGCCGCAATATTGTCCGCTAACCTAACCGACAGAAATTTCGCAACCATAAGGGCTGCGATCAGCGATTACGAAAAACAGATGTTTGTTTATGCCTCAAATGCTCAAAAAGAATCAAGAGCGAACGAATTGGAGATGCACGAACCCGATTTTTCTTTTGAATGGCTTATTAACTGA
- a CDS encoding helix-turn-helix domain-containing protein, whose translation MIQEQHIPKVLVKFAQLLGTTLETNRLEIPEAFGSGYCVGYVFNEHIRMLISDYELKEDLMVKRPPELASGKLLFFKFQNIFPKGTGKQLTQTPSVLIATSRISTDDVFAIHSNTETINIEVDACYLDGLLPSAERSPVLHNLLQGTAPLFFEQIIYPALLNVVEEIVTPAVSDMFLLFFLRVKAEELICRLLMEIDQRPEKQIYPLNDRDIKVIYQIRDQLLINLQTPPLIAGLAIQAAMSPTKLKRLFRQIFGDSIFNYYQQFRMKEAARLLTTEKLSVAVVGYRLGFTNLSHFSRVFEAHMGMKPKQYSRT comes from the coding sequence ATGATCCAAGAGCAGCATATACCCAAGGTCCTGGTAAAGTTTGCCCAATTGCTGGGCACCACATTGGAGACCAACAGGTTGGAGATACCTGAGGCATTCGGCAGCGGGTATTGTGTCGGGTATGTATTCAATGAGCATATCCGTATGCTGATCAGTGATTATGAGCTGAAGGAGGATCTCATGGTTAAGCGGCCTCCGGAACTTGCGTCCGGAAAATTGCTTTTCTTCAAGTTCCAAAATATTTTCCCAAAAGGCACCGGTAAACAGTTAACGCAAACGCCTTCGGTTTTAATAGCGACCAGCCGTATCAGTACCGACGATGTTTTTGCCATCCACAGCAATACGGAAACGATCAATATAGAAGTAGATGCCTGTTATCTGGATGGCCTGTTACCATCTGCTGAAAGATCGCCCGTACTGCACAATTTATTGCAGGGTACTGCGCCCTTGTTTTTCGAACAAATCATTTATCCGGCCCTCCTGAATGTAGTTGAGGAGATCGTGACACCAGCGGTCAGCGATATGTTCCTGTTGTTTTTTTTGAGGGTAAAGGCAGAAGAACTGATCTGCCGGCTGCTCATGGAAATAGACCAGCGCCCGGAAAAACAAATTTACCCGCTGAATGATCGGGATATCAAAGTTATTTATCAAATCAGGGATCAACTATTGATTAACCTTCAAACACCGCCTTTGATTGCGGGTCTGGCCATTCAGGCGGCCATGAGTCCGACCAAGCTGAAACGCCTGTTCCGGCAGATATTCGGAGACAGCATTTTTAACTATTACCAGCAGTTCCGAATGAAAGAAGCTGCCCGGTTGCTAACAACAGAAAAACTATCGGTAGCAGTAGTTGGCTACCGACTTGGCTTTACCAACCTTAGCCATTTTTCCAGGGTTTTTGAGGCGCATATGGGTATGAAACCTAAACAATACAGCCGGACTTGA
- a CDS encoding TnsA endonuclease N-terminal domain-containing protein — MFEKAVRKIGPNNRSITGKQISRKSPDSQHFESSLERDYLLLLEYDEVVLRFTAQPVTITYYINEQRRRYTPDVAVYFHPSIHRKPWLVEIKYQADLIAHKAELEPKFAAARDYCRQCGYEFIIMTEAQIRTDKLHNIRFLSRYKGQKHEPTLRQAILTSLNNQAQLTARQLLSNAPTDIAGQLLYALWQLVADKELLVDMNNKIIMDTLIWKKQ, encoded by the coding sequence ATGTTTGAGAAGGCTGTCCGCAAGATCGGCCCGAACAATCGTTCTATTACCGGAAAGCAGATTAGCAGGAAATCTCCTGACAGCCAGCATTTCGAGAGTTCGCTTGAGCGGGACTATTTATTGCTGCTTGAATATGATGAAGTAGTGCTGCGTTTTACAGCACAACCCGTCACCATTACCTATTACATAAATGAACAGCGCCGCAGATACACACCTGATGTCGCCGTTTATTTCCACCCATCAATTCATCGCAAGCCGTGGTTGGTAGAGATAAAATACCAGGCTGACCTCATTGCGCATAAAGCTGAACTTGAGCCTAAGTTTGCTGCAGCCAGAGATTATTGCCGCCAGTGCGGTTATGAGTTTATCATCATGACAGAGGCTCAGATCAGAACGGATAAGTTGCATAACATTCGCTTTCTGAGCAGGTACAAAGGGCAAAAACACGAACCTACACTCCGCCAAGCGATCCTTACCTCGCTCAATAACCAGGCACAACTAACCGCGAGACAATTGCTTTCAAATGCACCTACTGATATAGCTGGCCAGCTATTGTATGCGCTTTGGCAATTGGTCGCCGACAAAGAACTGCTGGTTGATATGAACAACAAGATAATAATGGACACACTGATATGGAAGAAGCAATAA
- a CDS encoding Mu transposase C-terminal domain-containing protein translates to MEEAISTGSSNMLLDQLTEEEWKLALSRYYIIAPLVHNENGHTVASVARKNKVTRQTIYRWLERFVETQSVSSLLNQDKGRPDNRIAGDQEAIISKIIGERYLTKQKLSISRIKLEIALECRKAGIPTSNYATVWRRVHAISEEQKLASRRDPIIARNRYNPLEASFPNADHPLAAVQIDHTKLDILVVDEITRQPVGRPWITLAIDVYSRMVVGFYISLDPPGFLGTGLCLSNAILPKELWLSRLEVPGKWPCHGVMRSLYMDNAKEFRGKGLERACQEYGIEINFRPVTQPHYGGHIERLMGTVLTEIHALPGTTFSNIDDRKYYDAEAKACLTMTELESWAAEFIVGVYHQRMHKGIGTSPLARYNDGLLGDNEHIGAGVDHRRFDEYQLKLDFMPYEERTVQRHGVSIDGIMYYGDILRKWIHAYNNPHSLDRTKKKFAFKRDPRDISTVYFFDPDTEQYYELHYRNTGRPSMTIWEHREVMRSLKERGVSRIDENIIFDTYERLRSIETSAATTAAIAKRRRNQTRKHYATTGSIKNQFLHVVGSEPAEEKTEFKYDPNTVYLPFEDIEHDPFNQLKSRL, encoded by the coding sequence ATGGAAGAAGCAATAAGCACAGGTAGCAGCAATATGCTGTTAGATCAGCTTACGGAAGAAGAATGGAAACTGGCCTTATCACGGTATTATATTATTGCACCATTGGTGCATAATGAAAACGGGCACACTGTTGCGTCCGTTGCCCGAAAGAATAAGGTGACCCGCCAAACGATCTACCGCTGGCTGGAAAGGTTCGTTGAAACGCAATCCGTGTCATCTTTGCTGAACCAGGATAAAGGAAGGCCTGACAACAGGATTGCGGGCGATCAAGAAGCCATCATCAGCAAGATCATTGGTGAACGCTATCTGACCAAGCAAAAGCTTTCGATCAGCAGGATCAAACTCGAAATCGCATTAGAATGCCGTAAGGCAGGCATTCCCACATCTAATTATGCGACGGTGTGGCGGCGTGTACATGCGATTAGCGAGGAACAAAAGCTGGCCAGCAGACGCGACCCGATCATTGCCCGCAACAGATATAATCCTCTTGAAGCTTCGTTTCCGAATGCCGATCACCCACTGGCGGCAGTACAGATCGACCATACCAAACTCGATATACTTGTGGTAGACGAAATCACCAGGCAGCCAGTGGGCAGGCCCTGGATCACGCTGGCTATAGATGTTTACAGCCGGATGGTAGTTGGCTTTTATATATCGCTCGACCCACCGGGCTTTCTCGGAACCGGCCTTTGCCTGTCAAATGCCATCTTGCCCAAAGAGCTTTGGTTAAGCCGCCTGGAAGTTCCCGGCAAATGGCCCTGCCATGGCGTGATGCGGTCGCTATATATGGACAACGCAAAAGAGTTTAGGGGTAAAGGTTTGGAGCGTGCCTGCCAAGAATACGGTATCGAGATCAACTTCCGACCGGTGACCCAGCCGCATTATGGCGGTCATATCGAACGCTTAATGGGTACGGTTCTAACAGAAATACATGCCTTACCCGGAACGACGTTCTCCAATATCGATGACCGGAAGTACTATGATGCCGAGGCGAAAGCATGTCTTACTATGACCGAACTGGAGAGCTGGGCAGCCGAGTTTATTGTTGGTGTTTATCACCAGCGTATGCACAAAGGCATCGGCACTTCCCCGCTGGCACGGTATAACGATGGCCTGCTGGGCGATAACGAGCACATCGGCGCAGGCGTTGACCACCGCAGGTTTGATGAATATCAACTGAAGCTTGACTTCATGCCCTATGAAGAACGTACGGTACAAAGGCATGGGGTGTCCATCGATGGGATCATGTATTATGGTGATATTCTGCGAAAGTGGATACATGCTTATAATAATCCGCACTCACTTGACCGAACTAAAAAGAAGTTCGCTTTCAAACGCGACCCGCGTGATATCAGCACCGTATACTTCTTCGATCCTGATACCGAACAATACTATGAACTGCACTATCGCAACACCGGGCGGCCGTCAATGACCATTTGGGAACACAGGGAGGTTATGCGTTCCTTAAAAGAACGAGGCGTGTCACGCATTGATGAGAACATCATATTCGACACTTATGAGCGATTACGTAGCATAGAAACAAGCGCAGCGACCACAGCGGCGATTGCTAAAAGACGCAGAAACCAAACCCGCAAGCATTACGCCACTACCGGCAGCATCAAAAACCAATTCTTGCATGTGGTCGGTTCAGAGCCTGCCGAAGAAAAAACCGAGTTCAAATATGATCCAAACACTGTTTATCTACCTTTTGAAGATATAGAACATGACCCTTTCAACCAGCTTAAATCCCGTTTGTAA
- a CDS encoding TniB family NTP-binding protein: protein MTLSTSLNPVCKLTEEERIAHIRADHWLGYPKARQVLQTMDDLIHSPKTTRMGALLVCARTNNGKSVLLKKFFDTYKPVITPGIGRITIPVVYVQAPPKPVEKAFFIKILEALNAPHRASSSAMMLRNQVYSILRTVETKMLIIDEIHHILAGAYLNQRAFLNEIKCMANDLQIVIVGAGIKDALSAINTDSQIANRFEPAILPPWKLNEDYFRLLSSFEAILPLQERSNLTQEEIAVKILSMSGGTIGEIATIIKKAAIMAVRTGKESIDLPILNNINYVGPENRQKQYEQMLV from the coding sequence ATGACCCTTTCAACCAGCTTAAATCCCGTTTGTAAACTAACCGAAGAAGAACGCATAGCTCATATCCGAGCTGACCATTGGTTAGGTTATCCAAAAGCCCGGCAGGTACTGCAAACAATGGATGACCTGATCCATTCGCCCAAGACGACCCGTATGGGTGCTTTACTGGTTTGTGCGAGAACCAATAATGGTAAAAGTGTACTTCTGAAAAAGTTCTTCGATACCTACAAACCGGTTATCACTCCGGGGATAGGCCGGATAACCATACCCGTCGTCTATGTCCAGGCACCACCTAAACCTGTTGAAAAAGCTTTCTTCATAAAGATACTGGAGGCACTGAACGCACCACACCGGGCATCAAGCAGCGCAATGATGCTGCGCAATCAGGTTTACAGCATTCTGCGTACCGTGGAAACCAAGATGCTGATCATCGATGAGATCCATCACATCCTTGCAGGAGCTTACCTCAATCAGCGTGCCTTTCTCAATGAGATCAAATGTATGGCCAACGATCTGCAAATTGTTATTGTTGGGGCAGGTATCAAGGACGCGCTTAGCGCTATCAATACAGACAGCCAGATAGCAAACCGTTTTGAACCGGCCATATTGCCACCATGGAAATTAAATGAAGATTACTTCCGTCTACTATCCAGCTTTGAGGCCATATTGCCATTACAAGAAAGATCGAACCTTACACAAGAAGAAATTGCGGTTAAAATATTGAGCATGTCAGGTGGCACTATTGGCGAGATCGCAACGATCATCAAAAAGGCCGCTATTATGGCTGTCAGGACCGGCAAAGAATCTATCGATCTACCGATCCTGAATAATATCAACTATGTAGGTCCGGAAAACCGGCAAAAGCAATATGAGCAAATGCTGGTATGA
- a CDS encoding TniQ family protein, with protein sequence MSFAVLGNENKLLPAFCKPYADELLSCWLTRMAFNHGLTTKELCQYIWPNYSGNPDIDRTISKAHIGILAARTNCKIAEVESATLSSYQLIVFNSLNIVYGQERWLIPSKKARAGHCSGLMFCPACLKTQPYFRKNWRLAISFACTSCGCYLCESCPHCGQGNSFIDVAECNFAEQTLRAYLLNCHHCGKDVTECTPEIAPPAFVKLQQQLYDVIDHGLHDQMVYTESYFRVLHHLASLMITAKHSALKIRRFADQVYRQNSLPIERFKGERLEIRNLPLKQRTHAIKAAHWLLQEWPHRFIEIALNNHLKRKDVFDEFPNAPFWFWEPLYYGMGASLPVQTERLSFDNFDLCTARLKEEPIQPPDYDFNIDEAFYNDEMYKDNDEGDYIPNGYTEDIEGNEEEEEPAWSFDY encoded by the coding sequence ATGAGTTTTGCGGTATTGGGAAATGAAAACAAATTACTGCCTGCTTTTTGTAAACCTTATGCCGATGAACTGTTAAGCTGCTGGCTCACCCGCATGGCGTTCAATCATGGATTGACCACGAAAGAGCTGTGTCAGTACATTTGGCCAAATTACAGTGGCAACCCCGATATTGACCGAACGATCAGCAAAGCGCATATCGGCATTCTGGCTGCAAGAACCAATTGTAAGATTGCAGAGGTTGAATCCGCTACGCTCTCCTCGTATCAGCTTATCGTGTTCAACAGCCTCAATATCGTTTATGGTCAGGAACGCTGGCTGATCCCAAGTAAAAAGGCCCGCGCCGGTCACTGCTCCGGCCTGATGTTCTGCCCGGCCTGCTTAAAAACCCAGCCTTACTTTAGAAAAAACTGGCGGCTGGCGATCTCTTTCGCCTGTACCTCTTGCGGCTGTTACCTCTGCGAGAGCTGTCCGCATTGTGGCCAGGGGAACTCTTTTATTGATGTTGCCGAATGCAACTTTGCTGAACAAACGCTTCGTGCATACCTGCTCAACTGCCATCATTGCGGCAAAGACGTAACAGAATGCACTCCTGAAATAGCGCCGCCTGCTTTTGTTAAATTACAGCAACAACTTTATGATGTTATTGATCACGGGCTTCATGACCAGATGGTCTATACCGAATCTTACTTTCGGGTATTGCATCACCTTGCCAGTCTGATGATTACAGCAAAACATTCTGCGCTAAAGATCAGGCGGTTTGCTGATCAGGTTTACCGTCAAAACAGTTTGCCCATAGAACGCTTCAAAGGTGAACGATTGGAGATCCGGAATCTGCCGCTTAAACAACGAACCCATGCGATCAAGGCAGCCCATTGGCTGTTGCAGGAATGGCCGCACCGGTTCATCGAGATCGCCTTGAACAATCACCTGAAAAGAAAAGATGTATTCGATGAGTTTCCCAATGCCCCTTTTTGGTTCTGGGAGCCACTCTATTATGGTATGGGGGCTTCGCTACCGGTACAAACGGAACGACTGAGCTTCGATAACTTTGATCTATGCACCGCGAGGTTAAAGGAAGAGCCGATACAGCCACCTGATTACGACTTTAATATCGACGAAGCCTTTTACAACGATGAAATGTATAAAGACAATGATGAAGGCGACTACATCCCAAATGGCTATACTGAAGATATAGAAGGAAATGAGGAAGAAGAAGAACCGGCCTGGTCGTTTGATTACTAA
- a CDS encoding TniB family NTP-binding protein: MIHLNKETAHIVTLSDEERINRILSYKWIGYTKAREILQTMEYLLIHPKIHRMPNMLLVASTNNGKTILLNRFFEAHKPVVTPETEQLTIPVLYVQAPFKPDERMFFINILEALNAPYSVKERSLRLYQQVVSILKKVDTKILIIDEIHHILAGGYITQRVFLNMIKYLANDLQIVIIASGIRDALSAINTDKQLANRFEPAILPKWTMDEEYLRLLSSFEAILPLKNPSNLTQEDIAMKILSLSGGTIGEISTILKKAAVQAIHNKKECIDLQLLGRTGYIAPANRQKQYEGLLI; encoded by the coding sequence ATGATCCATCTAAATAAAGAAACAGCCCATATTGTAACGTTAAGTGACGAAGAAAGAATAAACCGGATACTCTCCTATAAATGGATTGGCTATACCAAAGCCAGGGAGATCCTGCAAACGATGGAATACCTGCTCATCCATCCGAAGATCCACCGAATGCCCAATATGCTGCTGGTAGCGTCCACCAATAATGGCAAAACTATCCTACTGAACAGGTTCTTTGAAGCCCACAAACCGGTTGTAACGCCGGAAACCGAACAGTTAACGATACCGGTATTATATGTACAGGCACCATTCAAGCCCGATGAACGGATGTTCTTTATCAATATACTGGAAGCACTCAACGCGCCGTACAGCGTAAAAGAAAGATCACTGCGCCTTTACCAGCAGGTGGTCAGCATCCTCAAAAAAGTAGATACCAAAATACTCATCATTGACGAGATACACCATATCCTGGCGGGAGGCTATATCACGCAGCGGGTATTCCTTAACATGATAAAATATCTCGCTAACGACTTGCAGATCGTCATAATCGCATCGGGCATCCGTGATGCGCTCAGCGCGATCAATACCGATAAACAGTTGGCTAATCGTTTTGAACCAGCCATCCTGCCGAAGTGGACAATGGACGAAGAATACCTGCGGCTGCTATCCAGCTTTGAAGCGATCCTGCCTTTGAAAAACCCATCCAACCTGACCCAGGAAGATATCGCCATGAAGATATTAAGCCTTTCAGGCGGCACCATCGGTGAAATATCTACCATTCTTAAAAAGGCAGCCGTGCAGGCGATCCACAATAAAAAAGAATGCATCGACTTACAACTATTGGGGAGAACAGGTTATATCGCACCCGCGAATAGGCAAAAACAATATGAAGGCTTGCTGATATGA